The Streptomyces sp. 11x1 genomic sequence GCACGGCCGGCTCCCCGGCGTCGGACCCGGGCAGCGTTACGGCTACCGGGTGCACGGCCCCTGGGACCCCGCCGCCGGCCACCGCTGCGATCCGGCGAAGCTGCTGCTCGACCCGTACACCACGGCCGTCGACGGACAGGTGGACAACCATCCCTCCCTCCGCGAACCCGGCGCCGACAGCGCCGGGCACACCATGCTCGGCGTCGTCACCGACCCGTTCTTCGACTGGGGGGACGACCGCCCGCCGCGCCGGCCGTACGCCGACACCGTCGTCTACGAGACCCACGTCCGCGGCCTCACCCGCACCCACCCCGACGTTCCCCCCGAACTGCGCGGCACCTACGCGGGGTTGGCCCATCCCGCCGTAGTCGAGCACCTCACCTCGCTGGGCGTGACCGCGATCGAGCTGATGCCGGTCCACCAGTTCGTGCAGGACGGCGTCCTGCAGGACCGGGGCCTCGTCAACTACTGGGGGTACAACACCATCGGCTTCTTCGCGCCCCACAACGCCTACGCCGCCCACGGCGCCCGGGGCCAGCAGGTCACCGAGTTCAAGTCGATGGTCAAGGCCCTGCACGCGGCCGGCCTCGAAGTGATCCTCGACGTGGTCTACAACCACACCGCCGAGGGCAACGAGAAGGGACCCACCCTCTCCTTCCGCGGCATCGACAACAGCTCGTACTACCGCCTCGTGGACGGCGACTGGGCGCACTACTACGACACCACGGGCACCGGGAACAGCCTCCTGATGCGGCACCCGTACGTCCTGCAACTGATCATGGACTCGCTGCGGTACTGGGTCACCGAGATGCATGTCGACGGCTTCCGCTTCGACCTGGCCGCCACGCTGGCCCGGCAGTTCCACGAGGTGGACCGCCTCTCGGCGTTCTTCGACCTGATCCAGCAGGACCCCGTGATCAGCAGGGTCAAGCTCATCGCCGAACCCTGGGACGTCGGCGAGGGCGGCTACCAGGTCGGCAACTTCCCGCCCCTGTGGTCCGAGTGGAACGGCCGATACCGTGACGCCGTACGGGACTTCTGGCGCGGGCGTCCCCATATGCTCGGCGAGTTCGCGTCCCGGCTGACCGGGTCCGCCGACCTGTACGAGCACAGCCGGCGCCGCCCGCGCGCCAGTGTCAACTTCGTCACCGCGCACGACGGTTTCACCCTGCGCGACCTGGTCTCCTACGACGACAAGCACAACGAGGCCAACGGTGAGGGCAACCGGGACGGCGAGAGCGTCAACCGCTCCTGGAACTGCGGCGCGGAAGGACCCACCAGGGACCC encodes the following:
- the glgX gene encoding glycogen debranching protein GlgX; translated protein: MTVRPDREGVPVWSGHPYPLGASYDGTGTNFALFSEVADGVDLVLVDDAGRHRTVPLTEADGFVWHGRLPGVGPGQRYGYRVHGPWDPAAGHRCDPAKLLLDPYTTAVDGQVDNHPSLREPGADSAGHTMLGVVTDPFFDWGDDRPPRRPYADTVVYETHVRGLTRTHPDVPPELRGTYAGLAHPAVVEHLTSLGVTAIELMPVHQFVQDGVLQDRGLVNYWGYNTIGFFAPHNAYAAHGARGQQVTEFKSMVKALHAAGLEVILDVVYNHTAEGNEKGPTLSFRGIDNSSYYRLVDGDWAHYYDTTGTGNSLLMRHPYVLQLIMDSLRYWVTEMHVDGFRFDLAATLARQFHEVDRLSAFFDLIQQDPVISRVKLIAEPWDVGEGGYQVGNFPPLWSEWNGRYRDAVRDFWRGRPHMLGEFASRLTGSADLYEHSRRRPRASVNFVTAHDGFTLRDLVSYDDKHNEANGEGNRDGESVNRSWNCGAEGPTRDPRVLALRARQQRNLLATLLLSQGIPMICHGDESGRTQRGNSNAYCQDNEVSWLDWRLDDERRALLAFTRDLIALRAAHPVLRRRRFFRGDTPTRADQPLPDLVWLRPDAHEMTDADWDRSDAHAVAVFLNGDAIAERDHRGNPVVDDSFLLLLNSHWEPRVFRLPGAAYGERWTTRVDTTAEPDGVPDESEHKAGAEITLEARGLMLLSRPCRAR